The Martelella sp. AD-3 genome includes a region encoding these proteins:
- a CDS encoding aldehyde dehydrogenase (NADP(+)) — MSFKPHGRHLVGGEWIGTDITFLSKPVSGEPHAFCEANDKLIDQAVKSAEAAFWTYGYSTRRDRAAFLNKIADEIEKRAGDITEIASAETGLPAARLEGERGRTTGQLRLFARHILNGDYLDRRHDPANPDATPPSPDLKMVQRPIGPVAVFGASNFPLAFSTAGGDTASALAAGCPVVVKGHPAHPGTGEIVAEAIAAAAEKSGIHPGVFSLLQGASHEAGGALVTHPLIRAVGFTGSLAGGKALFDLCARRDEPIPFFGELGSVNPNFLMPDALTNRGEEIAQGWAGSLTMGVGQFCTNPGIVITLAGPESDRFAKAAAKALGEVGPTVMLTEGIAEAFRRGRAEIEGVDGVETLVKGDCDGREGAPALFTVAGRDFLANPKLAHEVFGPLGIVVMAANAQEMRAIAERLEGQLTCTLHMDNDDVEFAQSLVPLLERKAGRLLANGFATGVAVADAMVHGGPYPASTNFGATSVGTLAIRRFLRPVCYQSMPSALLPEDLRHMG; from the coding sequence ATGAGTTTCAAACCGCATGGCAGGCATCTGGTCGGAGGCGAATGGATCGGAACCGATATCACCTTTCTCTCAAAGCCCGTCAGCGGCGAGCCCCACGCCTTCTGCGAGGCAAATGACAAGCTGATCGACCAGGCGGTCAAATCCGCCGAGGCGGCATTCTGGACCTACGGCTATTCCACGCGCAGGGACCGCGCGGCGTTTTTGAACAAGATTGCGGACGAGATCGAGAAACGCGCCGGCGACATCACCGAGATCGCCTCGGCCGAGACGGGTCTGCCGGCCGCGCGCCTGGAGGGCGAGCGCGGGCGCACCACCGGTCAGTTGCGCCTCTTCGCCCGCCATATCCTGAATGGCGACTATCTCGACCGCCGCCATGATCCGGCCAATCCCGACGCCACGCCGCCGAGCCCGGATCTGAAGATGGTGCAAAGGCCGATCGGGCCCGTTGCCGTCTTCGGCGCCTCCAATTTCCCGCTCGCCTTTTCGACCGCCGGCGGCGATACGGCATCGGCGCTCGCCGCCGGCTGCCCGGTCGTGGTCAAGGGCCACCCGGCCCATCCCGGCACCGGCGAGATCGTCGCCGAGGCGATTGCGGCGGCGGCCGAAAAAAGCGGCATTCATCCGGGCGTCTTCTCGCTGCTGCAGGGCGCCTCGCATGAGGCCGGCGGCGCGCTCGTCACCCATCCGCTGATCCGGGCCGTCGGCTTTACCGGCTCGCTTGCCGGCGGCAAGGCGCTGTTCGACCTTTGCGCGCGGCGCGACGAGCCCATTCCCTTCTTCGGCGAGCTGGGTTCGGTCAATCCGAACTTCCTCATGCCCGACGCGCTCACGAACCGCGGCGAGGAGATCGCGCAGGGCTGGGCAGGGTCGCTCACCATGGGCGTCGGCCAGTTCTGCACCAATCCCGGCATCGTCATCACGCTTGCCGGCCCTGAATCCGATCGCTTCGCCAAGGCGGCGGCCAAGGCGCTTGGCGAAGTCGGCCCGACGGTGATGTTGACGGAGGGGATCGCCGAGGCCTTCCGGCGCGGGCGAGCGGAAATCGAAGGCGTTGACGGCGTCGAAACGCTGGTGAAGGGCGATTGCGACGGGCGCGAGGGCGCGCCGGCGCTCTTTACCGTCGCAGGCCGGGACTTCCTCGCCAATCCGAAGCTTGCCCATGAGGTCTTCGGCCCGCTCGGCATCGTGGTGATGGCAGCCAATGCCCAGGAGATGCGCGCCATCGCTGAACGGCTTGAAGGCCAGCTGACCTGTACCCTGCACATGGACAATGACGATGTCGAGTTTGCGCAGAGCCTTGTGCCGCTCCTGGAGCGCAAGGCGGGCCGATTGCTCGCCAACGGCTTCGCCACCGGCGTTGCCGTTGCCGACGCCATGGTGCATGGCGGCCCCTACCCGGCATCGACCAATTTCGGCGCCACCTCCGTCGGCACGCTGGCGATCCGGCGTTTCCTCCGCCCGGTCTGCTACCAGAGCATGCCATCCGCGCTTCTGCCGGAGGATCTGCGCCATATGGGCTGA
- a CDS encoding glycosyltransferase family 4 protein, whose amino-acid sequence MSSAIAIIDPFCLTPATITASTNDRVGGTEAVVLKVARALCDDFRFHFYQNGRLDMDRDDCGLYRPLDAVSAANLAGVTGIIVINSWKAALKARRLNPGCPIFLWSHTHPGRHNRRMGEALAEAQIEIVCTSQAHAAHVTQFLAPENRRLPKIGCIYSPVDDDLVADDTPRDRDRLFFPGMPLKGISEVLAKFAEIRKSRPDLKLDIAEPGSLAWPEEGGLEGVNFLGRLSRAALIARMRRSLCVFYPQTRNDDASGLLLAEANAVGTPVIVQRGLGANEEIVGTLGQVFDTDDLKALGERIDMWRLAPPMVNVRPALRMRAVAGEWRAKLGARQEGKPHPPGVVPPGLAATAAAAPEK is encoded by the coding sequence GTGTCCTCCGCCATAGCCATTATCGACCCGTTCTGCCTGACGCCCGCAACGATCACCGCCTCCACCAACGACCGTGTCGGAGGCACCGAGGCCGTCGTTCTCAAGGTGGCGCGCGCGCTCTGTGACGATTTCCGCTTCCATTTTTACCAGAACGGGCGGCTCGACATGGACCGCGACGACTGCGGGCTTTACCGCCCGCTCGATGCCGTCAGCGCCGCAAATCTTGCCGGCGTCACCGGCATCATCGTCATCAATTCCTGGAAGGCGGCGCTGAAGGCGCGCCGTCTCAATCCCGGCTGCCCGATCTTCCTGTGGTCGCACACACATCCCGGCCGGCACAACCGGCGCATGGGCGAGGCGCTGGCCGAGGCGCAGATCGAGATCGTCTGCACGTCGCAGGCCCACGCCGCGCATGTGACGCAGTTCCTCGCGCCCGAAAACCGGCGTCTGCCGAAGATCGGCTGTATCTATTCCCCTGTCGATGACGATCTGGTCGCCGACGACACCCCGCGCGATCGCGACCGGCTGTTCTTCCCCGGCATGCCGCTCAAGGGCATTTCCGAGGTTCTTGCGAAATTTGCCGAAATCAGAAAGAGCAGGCCGGACCTGAAACTCGATATCGCCGAGCCGGGCAGCCTGGCCTGGCCGGAGGAAGGCGGCCTTGAGGGTGTCAATTTCCTCGGCCGGCTTTCCCGCGCCGCGCTGATTGCCCGCATGCGCCGCTCGCTCTGCGTCTTTTATCCGCAGACCCGCAACGACGACGCGTCCGGTCTGCTGCTGGCCGAGGCCAATGCCGTCGGCACGCCCGTCATCGTCCAGCGCGGTCTCGGCGCCAATGAGGAGATCGTCGGCACACTCGGGCAGGTCTTCGACACCGATGACCTGAAGGCGCTCGGCGAGCGCATCGACATGTGGCGTCTCGCGCCCCCCATGGTCAATGTTCGTCCGGCGCTGCGGATGAGGGCGGTTGCCGGTGAATGGCGGGCGAAGCTCGGCGCCAGGCAAGAGGGGAAGCCTCATCCGCCGGGCGTTGTTCCGCCGGGCCTTGCCGCCACGGCCGCCGCCGCCCCCGAAAAATAG
- a CDS encoding Crp/Fnr family transcriptional regulator, translating into MSQNSCLVQKLSHYVPLSQRSLDSIACLEREERDYAKGAEIHAEGDSNANLYVVRQGWLYSYADMKDGRRQIVEIHHPGDIIGFPDIAFKERTTVLKAAEDVRLCPFPKKDLDQVFSNAPQLAALLFALAVRNQVIMSDFLQAIGRMSARERIAYFLLDLMARLRIANKPMSTVIRLPLNQTEISDVLGLTNVYVSRSFTALQKDGLIRRENGSVEVLDEDKLIGLCDFIDRHASIDTSWFPEN; encoded by the coding sequence ATGAGCCAGAACAGCTGTCTGGTACAGAAACTGTCGCATTATGTGCCGCTCAGCCAGCGCTCGCTGGACAGTATCGCATGCCTGGAGCGCGAGGAGCGTGACTATGCCAAGGGCGCCGAAATCCATGCGGAGGGCGACAGCAACGCAAATCTTTACGTGGTCAGGCAAGGCTGGCTCTACAGCTATGCCGACATGAAGGACGGACGGCGCCAGATCGTCGAGATCCACCATCCCGGCGACATTATCGGTTTTCCCGACATTGCCTTCAAAGAACGGACCACGGTGCTGAAGGCGGCCGAGGATGTGCGTCTCTGCCCCTTTCCGAAGAAGGATCTCGACCAGGTGTTCTCGAACGCGCCGCAGCTTGCGGCGCTGCTGTTTGCGCTTGCCGTGCGCAATCAGGTGATCATGTCGGATTTTCTGCAGGCCATCGGCCGCATGAGCGCGCGCGAACGCATCGCCTATTTCCTGCTCGACCTGATGGCGCGCCTCAGGATCGCCAACAAGCCGATGTCGACCGTCATACGGCTTCCGCTCAACCAGACGGAAATCTCGGATGTCCTGGGGCTGACCAATGTCTATGTCAGCCGCTCGTTCACGGCCCTGCAAAAGGACGGCCTGATCCGGCGGGAGAACGGCTCGGTCGAGGTGCTGGATGAGGACAAGCTGATCGGTCTTTGCGATTTCATTGACCGGCATGCCTCCATCGACACGAGCTGGTTTCCCGAGAACTGA
- a CDS encoding HPr family phosphocarrier protein, protein MEDPVSRELTIVNRRGLHARASAKFVQTVEKLNASVSVAKDGMTVGGTSIMGLMMLAAGINSTIIVSAAGPEAEAALDAIEALVADRFGEES, encoded by the coding sequence ATGGAAGACCCGGTCTCGCGTGAACTCACCATCGTCAATCGCAGGGGGCTCCACGCCCGCGCCTCGGCCAAATTCGTCCAGACGGTGGAGAAGCTCAATGCCTCCGTCAGCGTCGCAAAGGACGGGATGACCGTCGGCGGCACCTCGATCATGGGGCTGATGATGCTGGCGGCAGGAATCAACAGCACGATCATCGTTTCGGCGGCCGGTCCCGAGGCGGAAGCGGCCCTCGACGCCATCGAGGCGCTTGTCGCCGACCGCTTCGGCGAGGAGAGCTGA
- a CDS encoding PTS sugar transporter subunit IIA: MIGLVLVTHGGLAEEFRLAVEHVVGPQDAIETVSIGPEDDMDRRRDDILAAVGKVDSGNGVIILTDMFGGTPSNLAISVMNNGTVEVIAGVNLPMLIKLVAVRADNDMAKALAEAEDAGRRYINVASRVLSGK, from the coding sequence ATGATCGGACTGGTGCTTGTGACCCATGGTGGCCTTGCGGAGGAATTCCGGCTGGCGGTCGAGCACGTCGTCGGGCCGCAGGACGCCATCGAAACGGTTTCGATCGGCCCCGAGGACGACATGGATCGCCGCCGCGACGACATTCTCGCCGCCGTCGGCAAGGTCGACAGCGGCAACGGCGTCATCATCCTGACGGACATGTTCGGCGGCACGCCGTCCAACCTCGCCATTTCGGTCATGAACAACGGCACGGTCGAGGTGATCGCCGGCGTCAACCTGCCGATGCTGATCAAGCTCGTGGCCGTACGCGCCGACAATGACATGGCGAAGGCGCTTGCAGAGGCCGAGGATGCGGGCCGGCGCTACATCAATGTCGCAAGCCGCGTCCTCAGCGGGAAATAG
- a CDS encoding HPr kinase/phosphorylase gives MTERGGTNLHASAIVLGSTGILISGASGAGKSELALALLHGARLNGLHAALVADDQVLISCVAGRVIAGAPAAIAGLIEIRGSGLAKIPHLESAVMDFALMPVPSDAAERMPPSDSTLQLEEGGDLPALFLRWPAPDPFSKLAALCPGLDTGRPVLPARADAEG, from the coding sequence ATGACGGAGCGCGGCGGCACCAATCTTCACGCGAGCGCGATCGTGCTCGGTTCGACCGGCATTCTGATCAGCGGAGCTTCGGGCGCGGGCAAGAGCGAGCTTGCCCTAGCCCTTCTCCACGGCGCCCGGCTCAACGGGCTTCATGCGGCGCTCGTGGCCGACGATCAGGTGCTGATTTCGTGCGTTGCCGGCCGGGTGATCGCCGGTGCTCCGGCCGCAATTGCCGGGCTTATCGAGATTCGCGGATCCGGGCTGGCCAAAATCCCTCATCTCGAGAGCGCGGTGATGGATTTCGCCCTCATGCCGGTGCCCTCCGACGCGGCCGAGCGCATGCCGCCGTCCGACAGCACGCTTCAGCTCGAAGAGGGGGGTGATCTGCCGGCGCTTTTCCTGCGCTGGCCCGCTCCGGACCCTTTCTCGAAGCTTGCGGCGCTCTGCCCCGGGCTTGACACCGGCCGTCCGGTTCTTCCCGCGCGCGCCGACGCGGAAGGGTGA
- a CDS encoding sensor histidine kinase, with translation MRWVLASTVFSSLNWRILFFNLLALFFLVGGILYLNQFREGLIDARVESLLTQGEIIAGAIASSASVETDTMTIDPQELLELQAGESARPTSSDEDLRFPLNPEKVAPILRRLISPTRTRARIYDPDANLILDSRFLYSRGQVLRYDLPDTEKSAAESVSDKLGSLMNRFLQPGNLPRYEEAPGGDGSIYPEVTKALDAQRSAVVRVTDKGGLIVSVAVPIQRFRAVLGVLLLSTQAGDIDKIVHAERIAIIRVFAVTALVTMILSFMLSSTIASPLRRLSEAAVRVRRGGPREREEIPDFSARQDEIGHLSTTLREMTTALYDRIDAIDSFAADVAHELKNPLTSLRSAVETLPLAKTEESKARLTEIIQHDVRRLDRLISDISDASRLDAELAREDAKRFDAEALLKDLITISRETGKRNRSVEIGFSAHPGNHGKGAFEAFGHDLRIGQIVTNLIENARSFVPEKGGRIDVALTRTRSQIVITVEDNGPGIRPDALERIFERFYTDRPDGEAFGQNSGLGLSISRQIAEAHGGTLTAENVSDPETGEVKGARFTLKLPAATGKAQ, from the coding sequence ATGCGCTGGGTGCTGGCGTCCACCGTTTTCTCCAGCCTCAACTGGCGCATCCTGTTCTTCAACCTTCTGGCGCTGTTCTTCCTTGTCGGCGGCATCCTCTATCTCAACCAGTTCCGCGAGGGGCTGATCGACGCGCGCGTTGAAAGCCTTCTGACCCAGGGCGAGATCATCGCCGGCGCGATCGCCTCTTCCGCCTCGGTCGAGACCGACACGATGACCATCGACCCGCAGGAGCTTCTGGAACTGCAGGCCGGCGAGAGCGCAAGGCCGACCTCCAGCGACGAGGACCTGCGCTTCCCGCTTAATCCGGAAAAGGTCGCGCCGATCCTGAGGCGGCTGATCTCGCCGACGCGCACGCGTGCGCGCATTTATGATCCGGATGCCAATCTGATCCTCGATTCGCGCTTTTTGTATTCGCGCGGCCAGGTGTTGCGCTACGACCTGCCGGACACCGAGAAATCGGCGGCGGAAAGCGTCTCGGACAAGCTCGGAAGCCTGATGAACCGCTTCCTGCAGCCGGGCAACCTGCCGCGCTATGAGGAAGCGCCGGGCGGCGACGGCTCGATCTATCCGGAAGTGACGAAGGCGCTCGACGCCCAGCGTTCGGCCGTGGTCCGGGTCACCGACAAGGGCGGGCTGATCGTCTCCGTCGCCGTGCCGATCCAGCGTTTCCGCGCCGTGCTCGGCGTGCTGCTTCTGTCCACCCAGGCCGGCGACATCGACAAGATCGTCCATGCCGAGCGGATCGCGATCATCCGCGTCTTCGCGGTGACCGCGCTTGTCACCATGATCCTGTCCTTCATGCTGTCTTCGACGATCGCAAGTCCGCTGCGCCGGCTTTCCGAGGCAGCCGTCAGGGTGCGTCGCGGCGGCCCGCGCGAGCGCGAGGAAATACCGGATTTTTCCGCCCGTCAGGACGAGATCGGCCATCTGTCGACAACGCTTCGGGAAATGACGACGGCGCTCTATGACCGCATCGACGCGATCGACAGTTTCGCCGCCGATGTCGCCCACGAGCTGAAGAACCCGCTCACCTCGCTTCGAAGCGCGGTGGAAACCCTGCCGCTCGCCAAGACGGAAGAATCGAAGGCCCGCCTGACCGAGATCATCCAGCACGATGTCCGCCGCCTCGACCGGCTGATCAGCGACATTTCGGATGCGTCGCGGCTGGACGCGGAGCTTGCCCGCGAGGACGCCAAGCGGTTTGACGCCGAGGCGCTCCTGAAGGACCTGATCACGATTTCGCGCGAGACCGGCAAGCGCAACCGCAGCGTCGAGATCGGTTTCTCCGCCCATCCCGGCAATCACGGCAAGGGCGCCTTCGAGGCCTTCGGCCATGATCTGAGGATCGGCCAGATCGTCACCAATCTGATCGAGAATGCCCGCTCCTTCGTGCCGGAAAAGGGCGGACGCATCGACGTGGCGCTGACCCGCACGCGCAGCCAGATCGTCATCACCGTCGAGGACAACGGTCCGGGGATCAGGCCGGATGCGCTGGAACGCATCTTCGAGCGGTTCTATACCGACAGGCCCGATGGGGAGGCTTTCGGCCAGAATTCCGGGCTCGGCCTTTCCATTTCCCGCCAGATCGCCGAGGCCCACGGCGGCACGCTGACGGCCGAGAATGTTTCCGATCCGGAGACCGGCGAGGTCAAGGGCGCCCGCTTTACCCTCAAGCTGCCGGCCGCCACCGGCAAGGCGCAATGA
- a CDS encoding response regulator transcription factor has protein sequence MQTIALVDDDRNILTSVSIALESEGYRVDTYTDGATALTGLQANPPQLAIFDIKMPRMDGMELLRRLRQKSDIPVIFLTSKDEEIDELFGLKMGADDFITKPFSQRLLVERVRAVLRRVAAREAAIAGVGAKPGEGETNRPLERGPLVMDRERHTCTWKGDPVTLTVTEFLILHSLAQRPGVVKSRDALMDAAYDDQVYVDDRTIDSHIKRLRKKFKLVDTEFDMIETLYGVGYRFREAA, from the coding sequence ATGCAGACGATCGCGCTCGTGGATGACGACCGGAACATTCTGACCTCGGTGTCGATTGCGCTGGAATCCGAAGGCTATCGCGTCGATACCTATACCGACGGCGCCACGGCGCTGACCGGGCTGCAGGCCAATCCGCCGCAGCTTGCGATCTTCGACATCAAGATGCCGCGCATGGACGGGATGGAGCTTCTGCGGCGCCTGCGGCAGAAATCGGATATCCCGGTGATCTTCCTGACCTCGAAGGATGAGGAGATCGACGAGCTTTTCGGCCTGAAGATGGGCGCCGACGACTTCATCACCAAGCCCTTCTCCCAGCGACTTCTGGTGGAGCGCGTGCGCGCCGTCCTGCGCCGCGTCGCCGCCCGCGAGGCCGCCATTGCCGGGGTCGGCGCCAAGCCGGGCGAGGGCGAGACCAACCGTCCGCTGGAGCGCGGACCGCTGGTGATGGACCGCGAGCGCCATACGTGTACCTGGAAGGGCGACCCGGTGACGCTGACAGTCACCGAATTCCTGATCCTGCACTCGCTTGCCCAGCGCCCCGGCGTGGTCAAGAGCCGCGACGCGCTGATGGATGCGGCTTATGACGATCAGGTCTATGTCGATGACCGCACGATCGACAGCCACATCAAGCGCCTGCGCAAGAAATTCAAGCTGGTTGACACCGAATTCGATATGATCGAAACCCTCTACGGCGTCGGCTATCGCTTCCGCGAGGCCGCCTGA
- a CDS encoding phosphoenolpyruvate carboxykinase: protein MVEHGIYNRRFPVEAAGLKDLAGVYYNLMPSELCEEALRRSEAVLTADGALRALTGQHTGRSAKDKFVVCDDKTKDQIWWDNNKAMSPEHFALLKADMLAHAAGKDLFVQDLIGGADAENRLPTRVITEYAWHAQFIRNLLIRPERSALEDFEAKLTIINLPSFVADPKRYDCRTETVIACDLENGLVLIGGTSYAGEMKKSVFTALNYLLPARGVMPMHCSANVGDAGDAAVFFGLSGTGKTTLSADPSRTLIGDDEHGWGENGLFNFEGGCYAKTIRLSAEAEPEIHATTKRFGTVLENVVLGPDRKPDFDDGSLTENTRCAYPLDYIPNASRTGLAPHPKTIIMLTADAFGVLPPIARLTPDQAMYHFLSGYTAKVAGTEKGVTEPEATFSTCFGAPFMPRHPTEYGNLLKSLIARHGVQCWLVNTGWTGGAYGAGSRMPIRQTRAMLAEALAGRLADAEFRIDPNFGFEVPVAVPGVDAAILNPRGTWADPAAYDAQAAKLVDMFVANFAKFEDHVDANVKAAAPGLLAAA from the coding sequence ATGGTGGAGCATGGAATCTACAATCGCCGTTTTCCGGTTGAGGCGGCAGGCCTGAAGGACCTTGCCGGCGTTTACTACAATCTGATGCCGTCGGAACTCTGCGAGGAGGCGCTGCGCCGCAGCGAAGCGGTTCTGACGGCGGACGGCGCGCTCAGGGCGCTGACGGGCCAGCACACCGGCCGCTCCGCCAAGGACAAGTTCGTCGTCTGCGACGACAAGACGAAAGACCAGATCTGGTGGGACAACAACAAGGCGATGTCGCCGGAGCATTTTGCGCTGCTCAAGGCCGACATGCTGGCCCATGCCGCGGGCAAGGACCTGTTCGTGCAGGACCTGATCGGCGGCGCGGATGCCGAAAACCGCCTGCCGACGCGCGTCATCACCGAATATGCCTGGCATGCCCAGTTCATCCGCAATCTCCTGATCCGCCCGGAGCGCAGCGCGCTGGAGGACTTCGAGGCGAAGCTGACCATCATCAACCTTCCCTCCTTCGTCGCCGATCCGAAGCGCTACGACTGCCGCACCGAAACGGTGATCGCCTGCGACCTGGAAAACGGCCTGGTGCTGATCGGCGGTACATCCTATGCGGGTGAAATGAAGAAGTCGGTGTTCACCGCCCTCAACTACCTCCTGCCGGCGCGCGGCGTGATGCCGATGCACTGCTCCGCCAATGTCGGCGATGCAGGCGACGCGGCCGTGTTCTTCGGTCTTTCGGGCACCGGCAAGACCACGCTTTCGGCCGATCCGTCGCGCACGCTGATCGGCGATGACGAGCATGGCTGGGGCGAAAACGGCCTGTTCAATTTCGAGGGCGGCTGCTACGCCAAGACCATCCGGCTCTCGGCGGAAGCCGAACCGGAGATCCACGCCACCACGAAACGGTTCGGCACGGTTCTGGAAAATGTCGTGCTCGGACCCGACCGCAAGCCCGATTTCGATGACGGATCGCTGACCGAAAACACCCGCTGCGCCTATCCGCTGGACTATATCCCCAACGCCTCGCGCACCGGCCTCGCGCCGCATCCGAAGACGATCATCATGCTGACGGCCGACGCCTTCGGCGTGCTGCCGCCGATCGCCAGGCTGACGCCAGACCAGGCGATGTATCACTTCCTGTCCGGCTACACCGCCAAGGTGGCGGGCACGGAAAAGGGCGTGACAGAGCCCGAGGCGACGTTCTCAACCTGTTTCGGCGCCCCCTTCATGCCGCGCCATCCGACCGAGTACGGCAACCTGCTGAAATCGCTGATCGCAAGGCACGGCGTGCAGTGCTGGCTGGTCAATACCGGCTGGACCGGCGGCGCCTACGGCGCGGGCTCGCGCATGCCGATCCGCCAGACAAGGGCGATGCTGGCCGAGGCGCTTGCCGGCCGGCTCGCCGATGCCGAATTCCGCATCGACCCGAATTTCGGCTTCGAGGTGCCGGTCGCCGTTCCCGGCGTCGATGCGGCGATCCTCAATCCGCGCGGCACCTGGGCCGATCCGGCCGCCTATGACGCGCAGGCGGCGAAACTTGTCGACATGTTCGTCGCCAATTTCGCCAAATTCGAGGATCATGTGGATGCCAACGTGAAAGCCGCTGCGCCGGGCCTTCTGGCGGCAGCCTGA
- a CDS encoding glyoxalase superfamily protein: protein MSTSLPLPSLESLKDQAKRLRAHLGREGEPITHSRALELIAVQHGFRDWNTLHARIGNRPPLNPWVLGSRVSGTYLGHPFEAEILSVSAFAGKPGHYRLTLKFDEAVDVVTFDSFSAFRRRINCTVDETGRSPARTSDGRPHVELAW from the coding sequence ATGTCCACCAGTTTACCGCTGCCATCGCTTGAGAGCCTCAAGGATCAGGCAAAACGCCTGCGCGCCCATCTGGGGCGGGAGGGTGAACCGATCACCCATTCCCGCGCGCTTGAACTGATCGCCGTCCAACACGGCTTCCGCGACTGGAACACGCTTCATGCCAGGATCGGCAATCGCCCGCCGCTCAACCCGTGGGTGCTCGGGTCTCGCGTTTCGGGAACCTATCTCGGGCATCCCTTCGAAGCCGAGATCCTTTCCGTCAGCGCTTTCGCCGGCAAGCCCGGGCACTACCGGCTGACGCTGAAATTCGACGAGGCGGTCGATGTCGTCACGTTTGACAGTTTCTCGGCCTTCCGGCGGCGCATCAACTGCACGGTCGACGAAACCGGCCGGTCGCCGGCGAGAACGTCGGACGGCAGGCCGCATGTGGAACTCGCCTGGTAG
- the arfB gene encoding alternative ribosome rescue aminoacyl-tRNA hydrolase ArfB: MASRDLIINDRITIFGWELTEQFVLSGGPGGQNVNKVATAVQLFFPVAASPSLPERVKRNAMRLGGRKVSKEGVLLIEANAHRSQERNREEAREKLRELILAAAAPPPPRRRKTKPTRGSIERRLKAKAGRSEIKKARGKPAPDE; encoded by the coding sequence ATGGCATCACGCGATCTCATCATCAATGACCGGATCACCATTTTCGGCTGGGAGCTGACCGAGCAGTTCGTGCTTTCCGGCGGGCCCGGCGGGCAGAACGTCAACAAGGTGGCAACCGCCGTGCAGCTGTTCTTTCCCGTTGCAGCCTCGCCCTCCCTTCCCGAACGCGTGAAGCGCAATGCGATGCGCCTTGGCGGCCGCAAGGTCTCCAAGGAGGGCGTTCTGCTGATCGAGGCCAATGCCCACCGAAGCCAGGAGCGCAACCGCGAGGAGGCGCGCGAGAAGCTGAGGGAACTGATCCTCGCCGCCGCCGCGCCGCCGCCGCCGCGCCGGCGCAAGACCAAGCCGACGCGCGGTTCGATCGAGCGCCGCCTGAAGGCCAAGGCCGGCCGCTCGGAAATCAAGAAGGCGCGCGGCAAGCCCGCGCCGGACGAGTAA
- a CDS encoding alpha-ketoglutarate-dependent dioxygenase AlkB, protein MSVDKPVLPEGFRYLPDYLDRAAQEALVEDIRAVVTQAPLYVPTMPRTGKAMSVRMTNCGPLGWVTDKEGGYRYQATHPVTGRPWPQMPERLIALWRDLADYPEPPEACLINFYDDTAKMGMHQDSDEADFSAPVLSVSLGDTCLFRVGGTDRKDKAQSLKLASGDIVLLSGKSRLAYHGVTRTYPGTSTLLKHGGRINLTLRRVGSPPLQRHPRA, encoded by the coding sequence ATGAGCGTCGACAAGCCGGTTTTGCCCGAAGGATTTCGCTATCTGCCGGACTATCTCGACCGCGCAGCGCAGGAGGCCCTTGTCGAAGACATCCGCGCCGTGGTGACGCAAGCTCCGCTCTATGTGCCGACCATGCCGCGCACGGGGAAAGCGATGTCCGTGCGGATGACCAATTGCGGCCCGCTCGGCTGGGTCACTGACAAGGAGGGCGGCTATCGCTATCAGGCGACCCACCCCGTCACCGGCAGGCCGTGGCCGCAAATGCCCGAACGGCTTATAGCGCTCTGGCGCGACCTTGCGGATTATCCCGAACCGCCGGAAGCCTGCCTGATCAATTTCTACGATGACACGGCGAAGATGGGCATGCATCAGGACAGCGACGAGGCCGATTTCTCAGCCCCCGTGCTTTCCGTCTCGCTCGGCGACACCTGTCTCTTCCGCGTCGGCGGCACGGACCGCAAGGACAAGGCCCAATCGCTGAAACTTGCAAGTGGCGACATCGTGCTGCTTTCCGGCAAGAGCCGGCTTGCCTATCACGGCGTGACCCGGACCTATCCGGGCACCTCGACACTGCTGAAGCATGGCGGGCGGATCAACCTGACGCTGCGGCGGGTAGGCTCTCCGCCTCTGCAGCGTCATCCTCGGGCTTGA